In one window of Clavelina lepadiformis chromosome 4, kaClaLepa1.1, whole genome shotgun sequence DNA:
- the LOC143452503 gene encoding uncharacterized protein LOC143452503: MTSNSISSIVNQTNSDVKLHLPEETNFVRNEGTAVSDVNRTEEILLPDQKLQEDQVERASVHDDVNKDQRKNEMNEGHLIEESDLSLIYPPMSNETEKMKQIDLGKLLTDELENSSVVAEAKALGYRKEFLKKALQKKIEEDGLGFDKLGDLILKMQDEVEGQYIV; this comes from the exons ATGACTTCCAATTCAATCAGTTCAATTGTAAATCAAACCAATTCTGATGTGAAGCTTCACCTTCCAGAAGAAACCAATTTTGTGCGTAATGAAG GCACAGCTGTATCGGACGTAAACCGCACTGAAGAAATTTTGCTGCCTGACCAGAAATTGCAAGAAGATCAAGTTGAAAG GGCTTCTGTCCATGATGACGTTAACAAAGACCAAcggaaaaatgaaatgaacgAAGGCCATCTTATTGAAGAGAGCGATCTTTCTCTAATTTATCCGCCCATGTCGAA TGAAACAGAGAAGATGAAACAAATTGATTTGGGTAAACTCTTGACAGATGAATTGGAAAACTCATCGGTAGTAGCTGAAGCAAAAGCTTTGGGATACAGAAAAGAATTTCTGAAAAAAGCTTTGCAGaa GAAAATCGAAGAGGATGGCCTTGGATTTGATAAATTGGGGGACTTGATCCTCAAGATGCAAGATGAAGTAGAGGGACAATATATCGTCTAA